Proteins encoded in a region of the Streptomyces sp. NBC_00310 genome:
- a CDS encoding aminodeoxychorismate/anthranilate synthase component II has protein sequence MSAARPARVLVVDNYDSFVFNLVQYLYQLGAECEVLRNDEVATTHAQDGFDGVLLSPGPGTPEEAGVCVDMVRHCAATGVPVFGVCLGMQSMQVAYGGVVDRAPELLHGKTSLVEHEGKGVFAGLPTPFTATRYHSLAAEPTTVPAELEVTARTHDGIIMGLRHRELPVEGVQFHPESVLTEHGHRMLANWLAECGDQGAVARSTGLAPVVGRATA, from the coding sequence GTGAGTGCCGCCCGACCCGCCCGGGTCCTCGTCGTCGACAACTACGACAGCTTCGTCTTCAACCTGGTCCAGTACCTGTACCAGCTGGGCGCCGAGTGCGAGGTGCTGCGCAACGACGAGGTGGCGACCACGCACGCCCAGGACGGCTTCGACGGTGTGCTCCTGTCCCCCGGGCCGGGTACCCCCGAGGAGGCCGGCGTCTGCGTCGACATGGTCCGCCACTGCGCCGCGACCGGTGTCCCCGTCTTCGGCGTCTGCCTCGGCATGCAGTCCATGCAGGTGGCGTACGGCGGTGTCGTCGACCGCGCGCCCGAACTGCTGCACGGCAAGACGTCACTGGTGGAGCACGAGGGCAAGGGCGTCTTCGCGGGCCTGCCCACCCCCTTCACCGCGACCCGCTACCACTCCCTGGCCGCCGAGCCGACCACCGTGCCGGCCGAGCTGGAGGTCACGGCGCGCACCCACGACGGGATCATCATGGGCCTGAGGCATCGTGAACTGCCCGTCGAGGGTGTGCAGTTCCACCCCGAGTCGGTGCTCACCGAGCACGGCCACCGCATGCTGGCCAACTGGCTGGCGGAGTGCGGCGACCAAGGGGCCGTGGCGAGGTCGACGGGGCTCGCCCCCGTGGTGGGCAGGGCCACGGCGTGA